The Urbifossiella limnaea genome has a window encoding:
- a CDS encoding RNA recognition motif domain-containing protein, producing the protein MATNIYVGNLPWSTTTDELFAMFQQYGAVNRAQVVTDRETGRSRGFGFVEMPSEAEANAAIEALNNQQMNGRPLTVNIAKPREGGGGGGGYGGGGGGGGGRPPRGGGGGRGGYGGGGGGYGGGGGGGAGGGGGYSGGYGGDRY; encoded by the coding sequence ATGGCGACGAACATTTACGTGGGCAACCTGCCCTGGTCGACGACGACTGACGAACTGTTCGCAATGTTCCAGCAGTACGGCGCGGTCAACCGGGCCCAGGTCGTGACCGACCGGGAGACGGGTCGCAGCCGCGGCTTCGGTTTCGTCGAGATGCCCAGCGAGGCGGAGGCCAACGCCGCCATCGAGGCGCTCAATAACCAGCAGATGAACGGCCGGCCCCTGACGGTCAACATCGCCAAGCCCCGTGAGGGCGGCGGCGGCGGCGGTGGGTACGGCGGCGGCGGCGGCGGTGGCGGTGGCCGCCCCCCGCGCGGCGGTGGTGGGGGCCGCGGCGGCTACGGCGGCGGTGGTGGGGGCTACGGCGGTGGGGGCGGCGGCGGAGCCGGCGGTGGCGGCGGCTACTCCGGCGGCTACGGCGGCGACCGGTACTGA
- the groES gene encoding co-chaperone GroES, which produces MKIVPLNDKIVVERLEAEDKTAGGIILPDTAKEKPKQGKVISLGDGKLLDDGKRGAFQVKTGDRVLFSSYAGNEVTVDGKEYLVMTEDDVLAVVD; this is translated from the coding sequence ATGAAGATCGTCCCGCTGAACGACAAGATTGTGGTCGAGCGCCTCGAGGCCGAGGACAAGACGGCCGGCGGCATCATCCTGCCGGACACGGCCAAGGAGAAGCCGAAGCAGGGGAAGGTGATCTCCCTCGGCGACGGCAAGCTGCTCGACGACGGCAAGCGCGGCGCGTTCCAGGTGAAGACCGGCGACCGCGTGCTGTTCTCCAGCTACGCCGGCAACGAGGTCACCGTCGACGGCAAGGAGTACCTCGTCATGACCGAGGACGACGTGCTGGCGGTCGTGGACTGA
- a CDS encoding response regulator, translated as MVTETRANPTPAAPFTVVVADDDRGTREALADVLRAQGFNPVLAADGGEAVEIVQVQLVHLVLFDMHMPRLTGLEALTLLRQTLDRVLPAVLMTADATTELMRQAFSAQVYSVIPKPVKANVVVHTLARAIAQVYGPHPTTTPTAGGPTAPTAPPKAG; from the coding sequence ATGGTCACCGAAACCCGAGCGAACCCGACTCCCGCCGCCCCGTTCACCGTGGTCGTCGCCGACGACGACCGCGGCACGCGCGAGGCGCTCGCCGACGTGCTCCGGGCGCAGGGCTTCAACCCCGTGCTGGCGGCCGACGGCGGCGAGGCGGTCGAGATCGTCCAGGTGCAGCTGGTTCACCTGGTGCTGTTCGACATGCACATGCCCCGCCTGACCGGGCTGGAGGCGCTGACCCTGTTGCGGCAGACGCTCGACCGCGTGCTGCCGGCCGTGCTGATGACCGCCGACGCCACGACCGAGTTGATGCGGCAGGCGTTCTCGGCGCAGGTGTACAGCGTGATCCCGAAGCCGGTGAAGGCGAACGTGGTGGTCCACACGCTGGCGCGGGCCATCGCCCAGGTGTACGGGCCGCACCCGACAACGACCCCAACCGCGGGCGGGCCGACGGCCCCCACCGCTCCCCCGAAGGCCGGTTGA
- a CDS encoding type II toxin-antitoxin system HicA family toxin, giving the protein MGLSAWQGVGRKAGHRLTRWLERAGVVNRGGRGSHRNFEHPVGPRVTLSGQEGDDAKPYQEREVDAAITESEGGEGEES; this is encoded by the coding sequence GTGGGGCTGTCAGCGTGGCAGGGGGTCGGGCGGAAAGCCGGTCACCGATTGACCCGGTGGTTGGAGCGGGCTGGGGTCGTGAACCGCGGCGGGCGGGGGAGTCACCGGAACTTCGAGCACCCGGTCGGTCCGCGGGTGACGCTGTCTGGTCAGGAAGGCGACGACGCCAAACCGTACCAAGAGCGTGAGGTAGACGCGGCGATCACCGAGAGTGAGGGCGGCGAAGGGGAGGAGTCATGA
- a CDS encoding DUF1571 domain-containing protein, translating into MVRGSILVLLAALAVGCASYRSRGQGPFADRPRKGTTPPAALPPVNPPQPAAPVANPTPPPPPADRAEAAPVPPRPPEPMTTTIAPPATPRPPAVEPAPRSASPSPVSVAQQPPAVEPAPQPASPQANPGALTKLADTATKRWAGIDSFEAKLTRREVVRGEAAQTEEVLLQLRSQPYAVYMRNTGEVGRGREVLYNPSRHEDKVHAIVGEGDSRLYKAGLKAPSLSPDSPLVKNKSRRSIRDAGPGTAVALFARLVQASPADLKYVGPVRRPEFGDLPLELVEQTVRPRAEPDAERGGVRSWYFDAKPDSPSFGLPVLMTLVESGSIPPKELEFYCYTQVKAPAGLTDADFNVERLNRPRR; encoded by the coding sequence ATGGTCCGCGGGTCGATCCTCGTTCTGCTCGCTGCCCTCGCCGTCGGCTGCGCCAGCTACCGCTCCCGCGGACAAGGCCCGTTCGCCGACCGGCCGCGGAAGGGCACCACGCCGCCCGCCGCGCTGCCGCCGGTCAACCCGCCGCAACCCGCGGCGCCGGTCGCCAACCCGACGCCCCCGCCGCCCCCGGCCGACCGCGCCGAAGCGGCGCCGGTGCCGCCGCGGCCCCCGGAACCGATGACGACCACAATCGCGCCCCCGGCCACGCCCCGGCCGCCGGCCGTCGAACCGGCGCCACGATCCGCCAGCCCGTCACCGGTCAGCGTCGCACAGCAGCCGCCGGCCGTCGAGCCGGCGCCGCAGCCCGCGTCGCCACAGGCGAACCCGGGAGCGTTGACGAAGCTCGCCGACACCGCCACGAAGCGCTGGGCGGGCATCGACTCGTTCGAGGCGAAGCTGACGCGCCGCGAGGTGGTCCGCGGCGAGGCGGCACAGACGGAGGAAGTGCTGCTCCAGCTGCGGAGCCAGCCGTACGCGGTGTACATGCGGAACACCGGCGAGGTCGGCCGCGGCCGCGAGGTGCTGTACAACCCGAGCCGCCACGAGGACAAGGTTCACGCCATCGTCGGCGAGGGCGACTCGCGGCTGTACAAGGCGGGGCTCAAGGCGCCGTCGCTGTCGCCGGACAGCCCGCTGGTGAAGAACAAGAGCCGCCGCAGCATCCGCGACGCCGGCCCCGGCACCGCCGTGGCCCTGTTCGCGCGGCTGGTGCAGGCGAGCCCCGCCGACCTGAAGTACGTCGGCCCCGTCCGCCGGCCCGAGTTCGGCGACCTGCCGCTGGAACTGGTCGAGCAGACGGTGCGGCCGCGTGCCGAGCCGGACGCGGAGCGCGGCGGCGTCCGCAGCTGGTACTTCGACGCGAAGCCCGATTCCCCGTCGTTCGGGCTGCCGGTGCTGATGACGCTGGTGGAGTCGGGCTCGATCCCGCCGAAGGAGCTGGAGTTCTACTGCTACACGCAGGTGAAGGCGCCCGCCGGCCTCACGGACGCCGACTTCAACGTCGAACGCCTCAACCGCCCGCGGCGCTGA
- a CDS encoding DUF1328 domain-containing protein, with protein sequence MLRYAIIFFVIALVAAVFGFGGIAGEAAWIGKILLVVFLILAVVSMIFGRRGPSAGV encoded by the coding sequence ATGCTTCGTTACGCCATCATTTTCTTTGTCATTGCGCTCGTGGCCGCAGTGTTCGGGTTCGGCGGCATCGCCGGCGAGGCGGCGTGGATCGGCAAGATTCTGCTGGTCGTGTTCCTGATCCTGGCCGTGGTGTCGATGATCTTCGGCCGCCGCGGCCCGTCCGCCGGGGTGTAG